From a single Phragmites australis chromosome 7, lpPhrAust1.1, whole genome shotgun sequence genomic region:
- the LOC133924942 gene encoding protein FORGETTER 1-like isoform X3, which produces MAGGSSPSPSAAPVQVRCAGCRGVLAVGPGMTEFICPKCRMAQRLPPQLMPKPSSSSSSPPPPKSPAKPALPPLPQPRRGAPPAQGVDPTKIQLPCARCQAVLNVPHGLARFNCPQCGVDLAVDHAKLQNFLASSNSAAPAPASGPTTQAPPLPFLPMLPPGVAQSLQLVPAATIPMVLPAAEPPEEINEVAIDVEREEDEGGTVGETFTDYRPPKLSLGLSHPDPVVETSSLSAVQPPEPTYNLTIMDELDETRALSSLQIETIVYACQRHLHHLPTGDRAGFFIGDGAGVGKGRTIAGLIWENWQQGRHKAVWVSVGSDLKYDARRDLDDVGAMCVQVHPLNKLPYSKLDSKAIGIKNGIIFVTYSSLIASSERGRSRLQQLVQWCGHEFDGLLVFDECHKAKNLIPDAGSQPTRTGKAVLEIQEKLHEARVVYCSATGASEPRNLGYMVRLGLWGDETSFQNFPQFLGALEKGGVGALELVAMDMKARGMYVCRTLSYKGADFDIVEAPLEERMMNMYRKATEFWAELRLDLLSACEFFAEEKGNSNQIWRLYWASHQRFFRHMCMSAKVPAVVRLAKEALAESKCVVIGLQSTGEARTEEAVTKYGVEMEDFVSGPRELLLKLVEENYPLPPKPDSFQQADSDHESTESDEEFHMCQICNTEEEKSLLLHCSGCCRHVHPNCLTPPWTGMMTDDWSCYTCKMVEGEEEEQDAHVADFSKRYDTAVEKKLKILDVIRSLDLPNNPLDDIIDQLGGPDNVAEITGRRGMLIRASDGKGVVYQARNAKEVSMEMINMHEKKQFMDGNKLIAIISEAGSAGVSLHADRRAKNQRRRVHITLELPWSADRAIQQFGRTHRSNQTSAPQYRLLFTNLGGEKRFASIVAKRLESLGALTQGDRRAGPSLSAFNYDSNYGKKALTMMYRGIMEQDSFPVVPPGCSDNQVSIEEFINEAKTALVSVGIIRDAVVCNGKDAGKLSGRIVDSDMHDVARFLNRLLGLAPSIQNRLFDLFTSILDVVVHNARIEGQLDSGIVDIKAKNVEMKESPKTVHTDSLSGASTVLFTFTIDRGVTWEVQPKFVVNLFFPPLHVKLAKAMLDERQKDGAGSSNDGFYESKREWMGRRHFTLAFEGSTEGMYKIIRPAIGEALREMPLTELKSKYRKVSSIDKVSKGWQAEYDASSKQCMHGSKCKIGSYCTVGRRLQEVNILGGLILPVWGTIEKALAMQIRQIHKRIRVVRLVTTNDNQRIVGLLIPNSAVESVLTGLQWVQGIDD; this is translated from the exons ATGGCCGGCGGCTCGTCCCCCTCCCCGTCTGCCGCGCCCGTCCAGGTGCGCTGCGCTGGCTGCCGCGGTGTCCTCGCCGTCGGCCCCGGCATGACCGAGTTCATCTGCCCCAAGTGCCGCATGGCGCAGCGCCTCCCCCCGCAGCTCATGCCCAAACCCTCCTCGTCTTCGTCCTCCCCGCCCCCGCCCAAATCCCCCGCGAAGCCTGCTCTCCCCCCTCTTCCGCAGCCCCGGAGGGGCGCGCCGCCGGCGCAGGGGGTGGACCCCACGAAGATCCAGCTCCCCTGCGCGCGCTGCCAGGCCGTCCTCAACGTGCCCCACGGCCTCGCTCGCTTCAACTGCCCGCAGTGCGGCGTCGACCTCGCCGTGGACCACGCCAAGCTCCAGAACTTCCTCGCCTCATCCAACAGCGCCGCACCCGCCCCGGCCTCGGGGCCCACGACGCAGGCGCCTCCACTGCCGTTTCTCCCCATGTTGCCGCCTGGCGTGGCGCAGTCGCTGCAGCTGGTGCCTGCTGCGACAATCCCTATGGTGCTGCCTGCTGCCGAGCCACCCGAGGAGATCAATGAG GTTGCTATTGACGTTGAGCGCGAAGAAGATGAAGGTGGTACTGTTGGAGAAACTTTCACTGACTAC AGGCCTCCCAAGCTATCTCTTGGTCTGTCTCATCCAGATCCAGTTGTAGAAACTTCTTCTTTATCTGCTGTACAACCTCCTGAACCGACATACAACTTGACTATCATGGATGAATTGGATGAGACAAGGGCGTTGTCTAGTTTGCAAATTGAAACAATAGTTTATGCTTGTCAG CGGCACCTTCATCATCTCCCTACTGGTGATAGAGCAGGTTTTTTCATCGGTGATGGGGCTGGTGTTGGTAAGGGTCGAACAATTGCTGGATTAATCTGGGAAAATTGGCAACAGGGAAGGCATAAGGCAGT GTGGGTGTCTGTTGGTTCTGACTTGAAGTATGATGCTCGAAGAGATTTAGATGACGTTGGTGCAATGTGTGTCCAAG TGCACCCTTTAAATAAGTTACCATATTCGAAGCTAGACTCGAAGGCCATTGGGATTAAGAATGGGATAATCTTTGTAACATATAGCAGCTTAATAGCATCGTCTGAGAGAGGCCGTTCCCGTTTGCAGCAATTGGTTCAATGGTGTGGGCATGAGTTTGACGGTCTCCTGGTGTTTGATGAG TGCCACAAGGCCAAAAATCTGATTCCTGATGCGGGGAGCCAGCCCACTCGCACCGGTAAAGCAGTTCTTGAGATCCAG GAAAAGTTACATGAGGCTCGGGTCGTTTACTGCTCAGCAACTGGTGCATCAGAACCACGAAATTTGGGCTATATGGTTCGACTTGGACTTTGGGGTGACGAAACATCATTTCAGAATTTTCCGCAATTTTTAG GTGCTCTTGAGAAAGGTGGTGTAGGAGCTCTTGAACTTGTTGCAATGGACATGAAAGCTAG GGGTATGTATGTATGCCGTACACTAAGTTATAAGGGTGCTGATTTTGATATTGTGGAGGCTCCTCTTGAGGAAAGAATGATG AACATGTACAGAAAGGCCACTGAATTTTGGGCTGAATTGCGCCTTGACCTCCTATCAGCATGTGAATTCTTTGCAGAAGAGAAAGgaaattcaaatcaaatatgGCGACTGTATTGGGCCAGCCATCAG CGTTTCTTCAGGCATATGTGCATGTCTGCAAAGGTACCTGCTGTTGTGAGGTTAGCTAAGGAGGCCTTGGCAGAGAGCAAATGTGTTGTGATTGGTCTTCAGAGCACTGGAGAAGCTCGAACCGAGGAAGCTGTCACAAAATAT GGTGTTGAAATGGAAGACTTTGTTTCTGGTCCTCGGGAGCTTCTTCTTAAGCTGGTAGAAGAAAACTACCCTTTGCCTCCAAAACCCGATTCTTTTCAGCAAG CTGATTCAGACCATGAATCAACAGAATCTGATGAGGAGTTCCACATGTGTCAAATCTGCAACACAGAGGAG GAGAAGAGTTTGTTGCTTCATTGTTCTGGTTGTTGTCGACATGTTCACCCTAATTGTCTAACACCACCTTGGACTGGGATGATGACCGATGATTGGTCATGCTACACATGCAAGATGGTAGAAGGcgaggaagaagagcaagatGCCCATGTAGCTGATTTTTCAAAGAG GTACGACACTGCAGTAGAGAAAAAACTGAAGATTTTGGATGTAATACGTTCCTTGGATCTCCCCAATAATCCTCTTGATGATATTATTGATCAG CTGGGGGGCCCTGACAATGTTGCAGAGATAACAGGACGTCGTGGTATGCTAATCAGAGCTTCGGATGGAAAAGGCGTTGTTTATCAGGCGCGGAACGC GAAAGAAGTCTCAATGGAGATGATCAATATGCATGAAAAGAAACAGTTTATGGATGGCAACAAACTAATTGCAATTATATCTGAAGCAGGGTCTGCTGGTGTTTCCCTACATGCTGATAGAAGGGCAAAAAATCAG agaagaagagTGCACATAACACTTGAACTCCCTTGGAGTGCAGACCGTGCGATACAGCAGTTCGGCAGAACCCATCGTTCTAATCAAACTTCTGCACCTCAATATAG GCTTCTTTTCACAAATCTCGGTGGTGAAAAGCGATTCGCATCGATCGTGGCAAAAAGGCTAGAGTCTCTTGGAGCTTTAACACAAGGAGATCGCAG GGCTGGACCTTCTCTGAGTGCTTTTAACTATGATAGTAATTATGGGAAAAAGGCGTTAACCATGATGTATAGGGGAATAATGGAGCAG GATTCTTTTCCAGTTGTTCCTCCGGGGTGTTCTGACAATCAAGTTAGCATCGAAGAATTCATCAATGAAGCAAAAACTGCTCTAGTATCAGTTGGAATTATCAGGGATGCTGTAGTAT GCAATGGAAAAGATGCAGGGAAGCTTTCTGGTCGGATTGTAGACTCAGATATGCATGATGTCGCTCGTTTTCTTAACCGCCTTCTGGGATTGGCTCCAAGTATCCAGAATAG GTTGTTTGATCTTTTTACAAGTATACTTGATGTTGTCGTTCACAATGCACGAATAGAAGGGCAGCTGGATTCTGGAATCGTTGATATCAAAGCTAAGAATGTTGAAATGAAAGAATCGCCCAAG ACCGTTCACACCGATAGCTTGTCTGGTGCTTCGACAGTACTATTTACTTTCACTATTGACCGAGGAGTTACTTGGGAG GTACAACCCAAGTTTGTTGTAAATCTGTTTTTCCCCCCTCTGCATGTAAAGTTGGCAAAAGCAATGCTTGATGAAAGGCAGAAAGATGGTGCTGGTTCTTCAAATGATGGATTTTATGAGTCCAAAAGGGAATGGATGGGGAGAAGGCACTTCACTCTAGCTTTTGAAGG CTCAACTGAAGGAATGTACAAAATTATTCGACCTGCTATTGGGGAAGCATTAAG GGAGATGCCTTTAACTGAACTGAAAAGCAAGTACAGGAAGGTGTCGTCAATAGACAAAGTTAGTAAAGGATGGCAGGCAGAGTATGATGCTTCATCGAAGCAG TGTATGCATGGATCTAAATGCAAAATTGGGAGCTACTGTACTGTGGGAAGAAGGTTGCAAGAGGTTAACATTTTGGGTGGCCTCATACTTCCAGTTTGGGGTACAATAGAGAAGGCCCTAGCTATGCAG ATTCGTCAGATTCACAAGAGAATACGTGTTGTCCGTCTAGTGACGACAAATGACAATCAACGAATCGTCGGACTGCTCATTCCAAATTCAGCAGTGGAGTCGGTACTAACAG GCTTGCAATGGGTCCAGGGTATTGATGATTGA
- the LOC133924942 gene encoding protein FORGETTER 1-like isoform X4, producing the protein MAGGSSPSPSAAPVQVRCAGCRGVLAVGPGMTEFICPKCRMAQRLPPQLMPKPSSSSSSPPPPKSPAKPALPPLPQPRRGAPPAQGVDPTKIQLPCARCQAVLNVPHGLARFNCPQCGVDLAVDHAKLQNFLASSNSAAPAPASGPTTQAPPLPFLPMLPPGVAQSLQLVPAATIPMVLPAAEPPEEINEVAIDVEREEDEGGTVGETFTDYRHLHHLPTGDRAGFFIGDGAGVGKGRTIAGLIWENWQQGRHKAVWVSVGSDLKYDARRDLDDVGAMCVQVHPLNKLPYSKLDSKAIGIKNGIIFVTYSSLIASSERGRSRLQQLVQWCGHEFDGLLVFDECHKAKNLIPDAGSQPTRTGKAVLEIQEKLHEARVVYCSATGASEPRNLGYMVRLGLWGDETSFQNFPQFLGALEKGGVGALELVAMDMKARGMYVCRTLSYKGADFDIVEAPLEERMMNMYRKATEFWAELRLDLLSACEFFAEEKGNSNQIWRLYWASHQRFFRHMCMSAKVPAVVRLAKEALAESKCVVIGLQSTGEARTEEAVTKYGVEMEDFVSGPRELLLKLVEENYPLPPKPDSFQQGEEKVTEIQRKRHSALDISFKGRVRKVAKMEDVSDDDTDDYSPSDSDHESTESDEEFHMCQICNTEEEKSLLLHCSGCCRHVHPNCLTPPWTGMMTDDWSCYTCKMVEGEEEEQDAHVADFSKRYDTAVEKKLKILDVIRSLDLPNNPLDDIIDQLGGPDNVAEITGRRGMLIRASDGKGVVYQARNAKEVSMEMINMHEKKQFMDGNKLIAIISEAGSAGVSLHADRRAKNQRRRVHITLELPWSADRAIQQFGRTHRSNQTSAPQYRLLFTNLGGEKRFASIVAKRLESLGALTQGDRRAGPSLSAFNYDSNYGKKALTMMYRGIMEQDSFPVVPPGCSDNQVSIEEFINEAKTALVSVGIIRDAVVCNGKDAGKLSGRIVDSDMHDVARFLNRLLGLAPSIQNRLFDLFTSILDVVVHNARIEGQLDSGIVDIKAKNVEMKESPKTVHTDSLSGASTVLFTFTIDRGVTWEVQPKFVVNLFFPPLHVKLAKAMLDERQKDGAGSSNDGFYESKREWMGRRHFTLAFEGSTEGMYKIIRPAIGEALREMPLTELKSKYRKVSSIDKVSKGWQAEYDASSKQCMHGSKCKIGSYCTVGRRLQEVNILGGLILPVWGTIEKALAMQIRQIHKRIRVVRLVTTNDNQRIVGLLIPNSAVESVLTGLQWVQGIDD; encoded by the exons ATGGCCGGCGGCTCGTCCCCCTCCCCGTCTGCCGCGCCCGTCCAGGTGCGCTGCGCTGGCTGCCGCGGTGTCCTCGCCGTCGGCCCCGGCATGACCGAGTTCATCTGCCCCAAGTGCCGCATGGCGCAGCGCCTCCCCCCGCAGCTCATGCCCAAACCCTCCTCGTCTTCGTCCTCCCCGCCCCCGCCCAAATCCCCCGCGAAGCCTGCTCTCCCCCCTCTTCCGCAGCCCCGGAGGGGCGCGCCGCCGGCGCAGGGGGTGGACCCCACGAAGATCCAGCTCCCCTGCGCGCGCTGCCAGGCCGTCCTCAACGTGCCCCACGGCCTCGCTCGCTTCAACTGCCCGCAGTGCGGCGTCGACCTCGCCGTGGACCACGCCAAGCTCCAGAACTTCCTCGCCTCATCCAACAGCGCCGCACCCGCCCCGGCCTCGGGGCCCACGACGCAGGCGCCTCCACTGCCGTTTCTCCCCATGTTGCCGCCTGGCGTGGCGCAGTCGCTGCAGCTGGTGCCTGCTGCGACAATCCCTATGGTGCTGCCTGCTGCCGAGCCACCCGAGGAGATCAATGAG GTTGCTATTGACGTTGAGCGCGAAGAAGATGAAGGTGGTACTGTTGGAGAAACTTTCACTGACTAC CGGCACCTTCATCATCTCCCTACTGGTGATAGAGCAGGTTTTTTCATCGGTGATGGGGCTGGTGTTGGTAAGGGTCGAACAATTGCTGGATTAATCTGGGAAAATTGGCAACAGGGAAGGCATAAGGCAGT GTGGGTGTCTGTTGGTTCTGACTTGAAGTATGATGCTCGAAGAGATTTAGATGACGTTGGTGCAATGTGTGTCCAAG TGCACCCTTTAAATAAGTTACCATATTCGAAGCTAGACTCGAAGGCCATTGGGATTAAGAATGGGATAATCTTTGTAACATATAGCAGCTTAATAGCATCGTCTGAGAGAGGCCGTTCCCGTTTGCAGCAATTGGTTCAATGGTGTGGGCATGAGTTTGACGGTCTCCTGGTGTTTGATGAG TGCCACAAGGCCAAAAATCTGATTCCTGATGCGGGGAGCCAGCCCACTCGCACCGGTAAAGCAGTTCTTGAGATCCAG GAAAAGTTACATGAGGCTCGGGTCGTTTACTGCTCAGCAACTGGTGCATCAGAACCACGAAATTTGGGCTATATGGTTCGACTTGGACTTTGGGGTGACGAAACATCATTTCAGAATTTTCCGCAATTTTTAG GTGCTCTTGAGAAAGGTGGTGTAGGAGCTCTTGAACTTGTTGCAATGGACATGAAAGCTAG GGGTATGTATGTATGCCGTACACTAAGTTATAAGGGTGCTGATTTTGATATTGTGGAGGCTCCTCTTGAGGAAAGAATGATG AACATGTACAGAAAGGCCACTGAATTTTGGGCTGAATTGCGCCTTGACCTCCTATCAGCATGTGAATTCTTTGCAGAAGAGAAAGgaaattcaaatcaaatatgGCGACTGTATTGGGCCAGCCATCAG CGTTTCTTCAGGCATATGTGCATGTCTGCAAAGGTACCTGCTGTTGTGAGGTTAGCTAAGGAGGCCTTGGCAGAGAGCAAATGTGTTGTGATTGGTCTTCAGAGCACTGGAGAAGCTCGAACCGAGGAAGCTGTCACAAAATAT GGTGTTGAAATGGAAGACTTTGTTTCTGGTCCTCGGGAGCTTCTTCTTAAGCTGGTAGAAGAAAACTACCCTTTGCCTCCAAAACCCGATTCTTTTCAGCAAG GTGAAGAAAAAGTCACAGAGATCCAGCGTAAGCGCCATTCTGCACTCGATATATCATTTAAAGGGCGAGTTAGGAAAGTAGCAAAAATGGAAGATGTGAGCGATGATGACACTGATGATTATTCTCCAT CTGATTCAGACCATGAATCAACAGAATCTGATGAGGAGTTCCACATGTGTCAAATCTGCAACACAGAGGAG GAGAAGAGTTTGTTGCTTCATTGTTCTGGTTGTTGTCGACATGTTCACCCTAATTGTCTAACACCACCTTGGACTGGGATGATGACCGATGATTGGTCATGCTACACATGCAAGATGGTAGAAGGcgaggaagaagagcaagatGCCCATGTAGCTGATTTTTCAAAGAG GTACGACACTGCAGTAGAGAAAAAACTGAAGATTTTGGATGTAATACGTTCCTTGGATCTCCCCAATAATCCTCTTGATGATATTATTGATCAG CTGGGGGGCCCTGACAATGTTGCAGAGATAACAGGACGTCGTGGTATGCTAATCAGAGCTTCGGATGGAAAAGGCGTTGTTTATCAGGCGCGGAACGC GAAAGAAGTCTCAATGGAGATGATCAATATGCATGAAAAGAAACAGTTTATGGATGGCAACAAACTAATTGCAATTATATCTGAAGCAGGGTCTGCTGGTGTTTCCCTACATGCTGATAGAAGGGCAAAAAATCAG agaagaagagTGCACATAACACTTGAACTCCCTTGGAGTGCAGACCGTGCGATACAGCAGTTCGGCAGAACCCATCGTTCTAATCAAACTTCTGCACCTCAATATAG GCTTCTTTTCACAAATCTCGGTGGTGAAAAGCGATTCGCATCGATCGTGGCAAAAAGGCTAGAGTCTCTTGGAGCTTTAACACAAGGAGATCGCAG GGCTGGACCTTCTCTGAGTGCTTTTAACTATGATAGTAATTATGGGAAAAAGGCGTTAACCATGATGTATAGGGGAATAATGGAGCAG GATTCTTTTCCAGTTGTTCCTCCGGGGTGTTCTGACAATCAAGTTAGCATCGAAGAATTCATCAATGAAGCAAAAACTGCTCTAGTATCAGTTGGAATTATCAGGGATGCTGTAGTAT GCAATGGAAAAGATGCAGGGAAGCTTTCTGGTCGGATTGTAGACTCAGATATGCATGATGTCGCTCGTTTTCTTAACCGCCTTCTGGGATTGGCTCCAAGTATCCAGAATAG GTTGTTTGATCTTTTTACAAGTATACTTGATGTTGTCGTTCACAATGCACGAATAGAAGGGCAGCTGGATTCTGGAATCGTTGATATCAAAGCTAAGAATGTTGAAATGAAAGAATCGCCCAAG ACCGTTCACACCGATAGCTTGTCTGGTGCTTCGACAGTACTATTTACTTTCACTATTGACCGAGGAGTTACTTGGGAG GTACAACCCAAGTTTGTTGTAAATCTGTTTTTCCCCCCTCTGCATGTAAAGTTGGCAAAAGCAATGCTTGATGAAAGGCAGAAAGATGGTGCTGGTTCTTCAAATGATGGATTTTATGAGTCCAAAAGGGAATGGATGGGGAGAAGGCACTTCACTCTAGCTTTTGAAGG CTCAACTGAAGGAATGTACAAAATTATTCGACCTGCTATTGGGGAAGCATTAAG GGAGATGCCTTTAACTGAACTGAAAAGCAAGTACAGGAAGGTGTCGTCAATAGACAAAGTTAGTAAAGGATGGCAGGCAGAGTATGATGCTTCATCGAAGCAG TGTATGCATGGATCTAAATGCAAAATTGGGAGCTACTGTACTGTGGGAAGAAGGTTGCAAGAGGTTAACATTTTGGGTGGCCTCATACTTCCAGTTTGGGGTACAATAGAGAAGGCCCTAGCTATGCAG ATTCGTCAGATTCACAAGAGAATACGTGTTGTCCGTCTAGTGACGACAAATGACAATCAACGAATCGTCGGACTGCTCATTCCAAATTCAGCAGTGGAGTCGGTACTAACAG GCTTGCAATGGGTCCAGGGTATTGATGATTGA